A region of Arabidopsis thaliana chromosome 5, partial sequence DNA encodes the following proteins:
- the XTH6 gene encoding xyloglucan endotransglucosylase/hydrolase 6 (xyloglucan endotransglucosylase/hydrolase 6 (XTH6); FUNCTIONS IN: hydrolase activity, acting on glycosyl bonds, hydrolase activity, hydrolyzing O-glycosyl compounds, xyloglucan:xyloglucosyl transferase activity; INVOLVED IN: response to water deprivation; LOCATED IN: endomembrane system, cell wall, apoplast; EXPRESSED IN: 21 plant structures; EXPRESSED DURING: 14 growth stages; CONTAINS InterPro DOMAIN/s: Xyloglucan endotransglucosylase/hydrolase (InterPro:IPR016455), Xyloglucan endo-transglycosylase, C-terminal (InterPro:IPR010713), Concanavalin A-like lectin/glucanase (InterPro:IPR008985), Concanavalin A-like lectin/glucanase, subgroup (InterPro:IPR013320), Glycoside hydrolase, family 16, active site (InterPro:IPR008263), Glycoside hydrolase, family 16 (InterPro:IPR000757); BEST Arabidopsis thaliana protein match is: xyloglucan endotransglucosylase/hydrolase 7 (TAIR:AT4G37800.1); Has 30201 Blast hits to 17322 proteins in 780 species: Archae - 12; Bacteria - 1396; Metazoa - 17338; Fungi - 3422; Plants - 5037; Viruses - 0; Other Eukaryotes - 2996 (source: NCBI BLink).): MAKIYSPSFPGTLCLCIFTLLTLMFIRVSARPATFVEDFKAAWSESHIRQMEDGKAIQLVLDQSTGCGFASKRKYLFGRVSMKIKLIPGDSAGTVTAFYMNSDTATVRDELDFEFLGNRSGQPYSVQTNIFAHGKGDREQRVNLWFDPSMDYHTYTILWSHKHIVFYVDDVPIREYKNNEAKNIAYPTSQPMGVYSTLWEADDWATRGGLEKIDWSKAPFYAYYKDFDIEGCPVPGPTFCPSNPHNWWEGYAYQSLNAVEARRYRWVRVNHMVYDYCTDRSRFPVPPPECRA; the protein is encoded by the exons ATGGCTAAGATATATTCCCCTTCTTTTCCCGGTACTCTCTGTCTTTGCATTTTTACTCTCTTGACGCTAATGTTCATTCGGGTTTCCGCTCGACCCGCGACATTCGTCGAGGATTTCAAAGCCGCCTGGTCGGAATCTCACATCCGTCAAATGGAAGACGGAAAAGCTATCCAGCTCGTCCTTGATCAGAGCACTG GATGTGGATTTGcttccaaaagaaaatatctattCGGACGAGTGAGCATGAAGATCAAACTCATTCCCGGAGACTCTGCCGGTACGGTCACCGCTTTCTAC ATGAACTCCGATACGGCCACGGTGAGAGACGAGCTAGATTTTGAGTTCTTGGGAAACAGAAGTGGTCAACCTTACTCAGtgcaaacaaacatatttgcTCATGGCAAAGGAGATAGAGAACAAAGAGTTAATCTTTGGTTCGACCCATCTATGGATTACCACACTTACACTATCTTATGGTCACACAAACACATTGT TTTTTACGTAGACGATGTGCCAATAAGAGAATACAAAAACAACGAAGCCAAGAACATAGCTTACCCAACATCACAACCTATGGGAGTATACTCAACATTATGGGAAGCAGATGACTGGGCAACACGTGGTGGATTAGAGAAAATTGATTGGAGCAAAGCTCCATTTTATGCTTATTACAAAGATTTCGACATCGAAGGTTGTCCTGTTCCTGGACCAACCTTTTGTCCATCGAACCCTCATAATTGGTGGGAAGGTTATGCCTATCAGTCTCTTAACGCCGTTGAAGCTCGACGTTACCGGTGGGTTAGAGTAAACCATATGGTTTATGATTATTGTACTGACCGGTCTAGGTTTCCTGTCCCACCACCCGAGTGTCGTGCTTGA
- a CDS encoding zinc ion binding protein (zinc ion binding; FUNCTIONS IN: zinc ion binding; INVOLVED IN: biological_process unknown; LOCATED IN: cellular_component unknown; CONTAINS InterPro DOMAIN/s: Zinc finger, RING-type (InterPro:IPR001841), Fanconi anemia complex, subunit FancL, WD-repeat region (InterPro:IPR019162); Has 164 Blast hits to 163 proteins in 67 species: Archae - 0; Bacteria - 0; Metazoa - 111; Fungi - 0; Plants - 35; Viruses - 0; Other Eukaryotes - 18 (source: NCBI BLink).) translates to MMNVSGECVGRERCEELAKSSSFYRKVYSEIEEIGWEPIRRLGGDLTFFSFHILDKKGRAHNLEIQLNRDYPNSPPSVSADVPYMFTLEWSTSSRLKDVMHQFQKHLDYLQEFWSVLDNIDKSLCVVDVKQPARASAIRRIDAGNDCIIIVHIDFKDPKSLPESRFIGPVPSATHMNNLHMLWRRNCKRWSNERSFPENLECILGTELPKPLGLQVEDDQQQVECGICYAQFLPTDEELGARSGTRTDYTCENISCNKSFHSLCLTDWLRSITTTRQSFDVLFGNCPYCSDPVAVKTSNK, encoded by the exons ATGATGAATGTTTCTGGAGAATGTGTAGGCCGTGAAAGATGCGAGGAATTAGCCAAGTCTTCTTCGTTTTACCGGAAAGTTTACTCGGAG ATAGAAGAAATTGGATGGGAACCAATAAGGAGATTAGGTGGAGATTTAACGTTTTTTAGCTTTCACATTCT AGATAAGAAGGGAAGAGCTCACAACTTAGAAATTCAACTGAACAGAGACTATCCTAATTCACCACCTTCTGTTTCTGCG GATGTGCCATATATGTTTACACTAGAATGGTCAACAAGTTCAAGATTGAAGGATGTAATGCACCAATTCCAAAAG CATTTGGACTATCTTCAAGAATTTTGGTCTGTCTTGGACAATATCGATAAATCTCTATGTGTTGTTGATGTCAAGCAACCAGCTCGTGCCTCTGCTATTCGCCGGATTGATGCTG gGAATGATTGTATCATCATTGTTCATATCGACTTCAAAGACCCTAAATCCCTACCAGA GTCCCGGTTTATTGGTCCTGTGCCTTCAGCTACGCATATGAACAACTTGCATATGTTATGGAGAAGAAATTGCAAAAGAtg GTCAAATGAAAGATCATTTCCTGAGAACCTTGAATGTATTCTAGGTACTGAGCTTCCAAAGCCTCTAGGTCTCCAAGTGGAAGACGATCAACAACAAGTTGAATGTGGGATTTGCTATGCGCAGTTTCTACCCACCG ATGAGGAGCTCGGAGCTAGAAGTGGGACACGAACAGATTACACATGTGAAAACATCAGTTGCAACAAGTCTTTCCATAGCCTCTGCCTCACAGACTGGTTAAGGTCTATCACAACAACAAGACA GTCATTTGATGTTCTGTTTGGGAACTGCCCTTATTGTTCAGACCCAGTTGCAGTCAAAACCAGCAACAAATAG
- a CDS encoding zinc ion binding protein (zinc ion binding; INVOLVED IN: biological_process unknown; LOCATED IN: cellular_component unknown; CONTAINS InterPro DOMAIN/s: Fanconi anemia complex, subunit FancL, WD-repeat region (InterPro:IPR019162).) has translation MMNVSGECVGRERCEELAKSSSFYRKVYSEDVPYMFTLEWSTSSRLKDVMHQFQKHLDYLQEFWSVLDNIDKSLCVVDVKQPARASAIRRIDAGNDCIIIVHIDFKDPKSLPESRFIGPVPSATHMNNLHMLWRRNCKRWSNERSFPENLECILGTELPKPLGLQVEDDQQQVECGICYAQFLPTDEELGARSGTRTDYTCENISCNKSFHSLCLTDWLRSITTTRQSFDVLFGNCPYCSDPVAVKTSNK, from the exons ATGATGAATGTTTCTGGAGAATGTGTAGGCCGTGAAAGATGCGAGGAATTAGCCAAGTCTTCTTCGTTTTACCGGAAAGTTTACTCGGAG GATGTGCCATATATGTTTACACTAGAATGGTCAACAAGTTCAAGATTGAAGGATGTAATGCACCAATTCCAAAAG CATTTGGACTATCTTCAAGAATTTTGGTCTGTCTTGGACAATATCGATAAATCTCTATGTGTTGTTGATGTCAAGCAACCAGCTCGTGCCTCTGCTATTCGCCGGATTGATGCTG gGAATGATTGTATCATCATTGTTCATATCGACTTCAAAGACCCTAAATCCCTACCAGA GTCCCGGTTTATTGGTCCTGTGCCTTCAGCTACGCATATGAACAACTTGCATATGTTATGGAGAAGAAATTGCAAAAGAtg GTCAAATGAAAGATCATTTCCTGAGAACCTTGAATGTATTCTAGGTACTGAGCTTCCAAAGCCTCTAGGTCTCCAAGTGGAAGACGATCAACAACAAGTTGAATGTGGGATTTGCTATGCGCAGTTTCTACCCACCG ATGAGGAGCTCGGAGCTAGAAGTGGGACACGAACAGATTACACATGTGAAAACATCAGTTGCAACAAGTCTTTCCATAGCCTCTGCCTCACAGACTGGTTAAGGTCTATCACAACAACAAGACA GTCATTTGATGTTCTGTTTGGGAACTGCCCTTATTGTTCAGACCCAGTTGCAGTCAAAACCAGCAACAAATAG
- a CDS encoding zinc ion binding protein (zinc ion binding; FUNCTIONS IN: zinc ion binding; INVOLVED IN: biological_process unknown; LOCATED IN: cellular_component unknown; CONTAINS InterPro DOMAIN/s: Zinc finger, RING-type (InterPro:IPR001841), Fanconi anemia complex, subunit FancL, WD-repeat region (InterPro:IPR019162); Has 162 Blast hits to 162 proteins in 67 species: Archae - 0; Bacteria - 0; Metazoa - 111; Fungi - 0; Plants - 34; Viruses - 0; Other Eukaryotes - 17 (source: NCBI BLink).), with protein sequence MFTLEWSTSSRLKDVMHQFQKHLDYLQEFWSVLDNIDKSLCVVDVKQPARASAIRRIDAGNDCIIIVHIDFKDPKSLPESRFIGPVPSATHMNNLHMLWRRNCKRWSNERSFPENLECILGTELPKPLGLQVEDDQQQVECGICYAQFLPTDEELGARSGTRTDYTCENISCNKSFHSLCLTDWLRSITTTRQSFDVLFGNCPYCSDPVAVKTSNK encoded by the exons ATGTTTACACTAGAATGGTCAACAAGTTCAAGATTGAAGGATGTAATGCACCAATTCCAAAAG CATTTGGACTATCTTCAAGAATTTTGGTCTGTCTTGGACAATATCGATAAATCTCTATGTGTTGTTGATGTCAAGCAACCAGCTCGTGCCTCTGCTATTCGCCGGATTGATGCTG gGAATGATTGTATCATCATTGTTCATATCGACTTCAAAGACCCTAAATCCCTACCAGA GTCCCGGTTTATTGGTCCTGTGCCTTCAGCTACGCATATGAACAACTTGCATATGTTATGGAGAAGAAATTGCAAAAGAtg GTCAAATGAAAGATCATTTCCTGAGAACCTTGAATGTATTCTAGGTACTGAGCTTCCAAAGCCTCTAGGTCTCCAAGTGGAAGACGATCAACAACAAGTTGAATGTGGGATTTGCTATGCGCAGTTTCTACCCACCG ATGAGGAGCTCGGAGCTAGAAGTGGGACACGAACAGATTACACATGTGAAAACATCAGTTGCAACAAGTCTTTCCATAGCCTCTGCCTCACAGACTGGTTAAGGTCTATCACAACAACAAGACA GTCATTTGATGTTCTGTTTGGGAACTGCCCTTATTGTTCAGACCCAGTTGCAGTCAAAACCAGCAACAAATAG
- a CDS encoding zinc ion binding protein: protein MIMYRDKKGRAHNLEIQLNRDYPNSPPSVSADVPYMFTLEWSTSSRLKDVMHQFQKHLDYLQEFWSVLDNIDKSLCVVDVKQPARASAIRRIDAGNDCIIIVHIDFKDPKSLPESRFIGPVPSATHMNNLHMLWRRNCKRWSNERSFPENLECILGTELPKPLGLQVEDDQQQVECGICYAQFLPTDEELGARSGTRTDYTCENISCNKSFHSLCLTDWLRSITTTRQSFDVLFGNCPYCSDPVAVKTSNK from the exons ATGATTATGTACAGAGATAAGAAGGGAAGAGCTCACAACTTAGAAATTCAACTGAACAGAGACTATCCTAATTCACCACCTTCTGTTTCTGCG GATGTGCCATATATGTTTACACTAGAATGGTCAACAAGTTCAAGATTGAAGGATGTAATGCACCAATTCCAAAAG CATTTGGACTATCTTCAAGAATTTTGGTCTGTCTTGGACAATATCGATAAATCTCTATGTGTTGTTGATGTCAAGCAACCAGCTCGTGCCTCTGCTATTCGCCGGATTGATGCTG gGAATGATTGTATCATCATTGTTCATATCGACTTCAAAGACCCTAAATCCCTACCAGA GTCCCGGTTTATTGGTCCTGTGCCTTCAGCTACGCATATGAACAACTTGCATATGTTATGGAGAAGAAATTGCAAAAGAtg GTCAAATGAAAGATCATTTCCTGAGAACCTTGAATGTATTCTAGGTACTGAGCTTCCAAAGCCTCTAGGTCTCCAAGTGGAAGACGATCAACAACAAGTTGAATGTGGGATTTGCTATGCGCAGTTTCTACCCACCG ATGAGGAGCTCGGAGCTAGAAGTGGGACACGAACAGATTACACATGTGAAAACATCAGTTGCAACAAGTCTTTCCATAGCCTCTGCCTCACAGACTGGTTAAGGTCTATCACAACAACAAGACA GTCATTTGATGTTCTGTTTGGGAACTGCCCTTATTGTTCAGACCCAGTTGCAGTCAAAACCAGCAACAAATAG
- a CDS encoding 2-oxoglutarate dehydrogenase, E1 component (2-oxoglutarate dehydrogenase, E1 component; FUNCTIONS IN: oxoglutarate dehydrogenase (succinyl-transferring) activity, cobalt ion binding, zinc ion binding; INVOLVED IN: response to cadmium ion; LOCATED IN: mitochondrion; EXPRESSED IN: 23 plant structures; EXPRESSED DURING: 11 growth stages; CONTAINS InterPro DOMAIN/s: 2-oxoglutarate dehydrogenase, E1 component (InterPro:IPR011603), Dehydrogenase, E1 component (InterPro:IPR001017), Transketolase-like, pyrimidine-binding domain (InterPro:IPR005475); BEST Arabidopsis thaliana protein match is: 2-oxoglutarate dehydrogenase, E1 component (TAIR:AT3G55410.1); Has 1807 Blast hits to 1807 proteins in 277 species: Archae - 0; Bacteria - 0; Metazoa - 736; Fungi - 347; Plants - 385; Viruses - 0; Other Eukaryotes - 339 (source: NCBI BLink).), with product MVWFRIGSSVAKLAIRRTLSQSRCGSYATRTRVLPCQTRCFHSTILKSKAESAAPVPRPVPLSKLTDSFLDGTSSVYLEELQRAWEADPNSVDESWDNFFRNFVGQASTSPGISGQTIQESMRLLLLVRAYQVNGHMKAKLDPLGLEKREIPEDLTPGLYGFTEADLDREFFLGVWRMSGFLSENRPVQTLRSILSRLEQAYCGTIGYEYMHIADRDKCNWLRDKIETPTPRQYNSERRMVIYDRLTWSTQFENFLATKWTTAKRFGLEGAESLIPGMKEMFDRSADLGVENIVIGMPHRGRLNVLGNVVRKPLRQIFSEFSGGTRPVDEVGLYTGTGDVKYHLGTSYDRPTRGGKHLHLSLVANPSHLEAVDPVVIGKTRAKQYYTKDENRTKNMGILIHGDGSFAGQGVVYETLHLSALPNYCTGGTVHIVVNNQVAFTTDPREGRSSQYCTDVAKALSAPIFHVNADDIEAVVHACELAAEWRQTFHSDVVVDLVCYRRFGHNEIDEPSFTQPKMYKVIRSHPSSLQIYQEKLLQSGQVTQEDIDKIQKKVSSILNEEYEASKDYIPQKRDWLASHWTGFKSPEQISRIRNTGVKPEILKNVGKAISTFPENFKPHRGVKRVYEQRAQMIESGEGIDWGLGEALAFATLVVEGNHVRLSGQDVERGTFSHRHSVLHDQETGEEYCPLDHLIKNQDPEMFTVSNSSLSEFGVLGFELGYSMENPNSLVIWEAQFGDFANGAQVMFDQFISSGEAKWLRQTGLVVLLPHGYDGQGPEHSSGRLERFLQMSDDNPYVIPEMDPTLRKQIQECNWQVVNVTTPANYFHVLRRQIHRDFRKPLIVMAPKNLLRHKQCVSNLSEFDDVKGHPGFDKQGTRFKRLIKDQSGHSDLEEGIRRLVLCSGKVYYELDEERKKSETKDVAICRVEQLCPFPYDLIQRELKRYPNAEIVWCQEEPMNMGGYQYIALRLCTAMKALQRGNFNDIKYVGRLPSAATATGFYQLHVKEQTDLVKKALQPDPITPVIP from the exons ATGGTTTGGTTTAGAATCGGTTCTTCTGTGGCAAAGCTTGCCATAAGAAGGACACTGTCTCAGTCTCGTTGTGGTTCATATGCCACTAGAACAAGGGTTTTGCCTTGTCAAACCAGATGTTTTCACTCTACAATACTCAAATCAAAGGCAGAGTCTGCTGCACCTGTTCCACGTCCTGTCCCACTTTCTAAGCTAACTGATAGCTTCTTAGATGGAACAAGCAGTGTGTATCTAGAGGAGTTACAAAGAGCTTGGGAGGCTGATCCCAACAGTGTTGATGAGTCGTGGGATAACTTTTTTAGGAATTTTGTGGGTCAGGCTTCTACATCGCCTGGTATCTCGGGGCAAACCATTCAAGAAAGCATGCGTTTGTTGTTGCTAGTTAGAGCTTACCAGGTTAATGGCCACATGAAGGCCAAGCTTGATCCTTTAGGtctagagaagagagagattccAGAGGATCTCACGCCAGGTCTTTATGGGTTTACTGAGGCTGATCTTGATCGGGAATTCTTTCTGGGTGTATGGAGGATGTCGGGTTTTCTCTCTGAGAACCGCCCGGTTCAAACACTGAGGTCGATACTGTCGAGGCTTGAGCAAGCTTACTGTGGGACTATAGGGTATGAGTACATGCACATTGCTGATAGGGATAAATGTAACTGGTTGAGAGACAAGATCGAGACCCCAACTCCTCGACAGTACAATAGTGAGCGTCGGATGGTTATTTATGATAGGCTTACCTGGAGCACACAGTTTGAGAATTTCTTGGCTACTAAGTGGACCACGGCTAAAAGGTTTGGACTGGAAGGTGCTGAATCTTTGATTCCTGGCATGAAGGAGATGTTCGATAGGTCTGCAGATCTCGGGGTAGAGAACATAGTTATCGGTATGCCCCATAGGGGTCGACTTAATGTTTTGGGTAATGTTGTTAGAAAACCTCTACGCCAAATATTCAGCGAGTTTAGCGGTGGTACTAGGCCAGTAGATGAAGTTGGGCTTTACACCGGAACAGGTGATGTGAAATACCACTTGGGTACATCTTATGATCGTCCAACTAGAGGAGGCAAACATCTCCACTTGTCTTTGGTAGCAAATCCCAGTCACTTGGAAGCAGTAGATCCTGTTGTGATAGGTAAAACCAGAGCGAAACAATATTACACGAAAGACGAGAACAGAACAAAGAACATGGGTATTTTGATCCATGGGGATGGTAGCTTTGCCGGACAAGGAGTGGTGTATGAAACTCTCCATCTTAGTGCACTTCCTAACTACTGTACCGGTGGAACAGTGCACATTGTGGTGAATAATCAAGTGGCTTTCACAACCGATCCCAGGGAAGGAAGGTCTTCACAGTATTGCACTGATGTTGCAAAGGCTTTGAGCGCCCCAATTTTCCATGTCAATGCAGATGACATTGAAGCAGTAGTGCATGCTTGTGAGCTTGCTGCTGAGTGGCGCCAGACGTTCCAttctgatgttgttgttgatttagTATGCTACCGTCGCTTTGGGCATAACGAGATAGACGAACCGTCATTCACACAACCAAAAATGTACAAG GTGATACGCAGTCATCCCTCGTCACTTCAAATCTACCAGGAGAAGCTCTTGCAATCTGGACAGGTAACCCAAGAAGATATTGataagattcaaaagaaaGTAAGCTCTATCCTCAATGAAGAATATGAGGCAAGTAAAGATTATATTCCACAAAAACGTGACTGGCTGGCAAGTCACTGGACTGGATTCAAGTCTCCGGAGCAGATTTCTAGGATTCGAAACACCGg AGTGAAGCCAGAGATTTTGAAGAATGTGGGAAAGGCAATCTCAACCTTCCCTGAGAACTTTAAGCCACACAGAGGAGTTAAAAGAGTTTATGAACAACGTGCTCAAATGATTGAATCGGGAGAAGGCATTGACTGGGGACTTGGAGAAGCACTTGCTTTTGCTACACTGGTTGTGGAAGGGAACCATGTTCGGCTAAGTGGTCAAGATGTTGAAAGAGGAACTTTCAGTCATAGACACTCAGTGCTTCATGATCAAGAAACCGGGGAGGAATATTGTCCCCTCGATCACCTAATCAAAAACCAAGACCCTGAAATGTTCACTGTCAGCAACAG CTCCCTTTCAGAATTTGGTGTTCTCGGTTTCGAACTGGGTTATTCGATGGAAAATCCCAATTCTCTGGTGATATGGGAAGCTCAGTTTGGAGACTTTGCTAATGGCGCACAAGTTATGTTTGATCAGTTCATAAGCAGTGGGGAAGCCAAATGGCTCCGTCAAACTGGTCTAGTAGTTTTACTTCCTCATGGATATGATGGTCAGGGTCCTGAACATTCCAGTGGAAGATTGGAACGTTTCCTTCAG ATGAGTGATGACAATCCTTACGTTATCCCTGAGATGGACCCAACTCTTCGAAAGCAGATTCAAGAATGTAATTGGCAAGTTGTTAATGTTACTACACCTGCCAACTATTTCCATGTTCTGCGTCGGCAG ATACACAGGGACTTTCGCAAGCCTCTTATAGTGATGGCCCCCAAAAACTTGCTTCGTCACAAACAGTGTGTATCTAATCTCTCGGAATTCGATGATGTTAAAGGACATCCTGGATTTGACAAGCAAGGAACTCGATTTAAACGGTTGATCAAAGATCAAAGTGGCCACTCTGATCTTGAAGAAGGTATCAGACGTCTAGTCCTCTGCTCTGGGAag GTCTACTATGAGCTTGACGAAGAGCGAAAGAAGTCTGAAACAAAGGATGTAGCCATTTGCAGAGTAGAGCAGCTTTGCCCATTTCCATATGATCTCATCCAAAGAGAACTAAAGCGATATCCAA ATGCAGAGATCGTGTGGTGTCAAGAAGAGCCGATGAACATGGGAGGATACCAATACATAGCCCTAAGGCTTTGCACCGCGATGAAAGCACTGCAAAGAGGAAACTTCAACGACATCAAATACGTTGGTCGTCTTCCCTCAGCTGCTACAGCCACAGGATTTTACCAGCTTCATGTTAAGGAGCAGACTGATCTTGTGAAGAAAGCTCTTCAACCTGACCCCATCACCCCCGTCATCCCTTAA